In Candidatus Desulfofervidus auxilii, one genomic interval encodes:
- the lepB gene encoding signal peptidase I, with protein MRCWQKLWSSASQCLKTDSKGLIKNITGIIIFVIFYIVFIHTVGYPSINLDESLPGKLYWTFPHPDSLKQGDTVVFRFKGSKYFPHGAIFIKKVACIPKQKLVEKNRCFTCNGKPIGCAKERDRKGNPAPLFKWNGIIPPGKYFVVGISRDSYDSKYWGFVDKTAIIGKAYRIF; from the coding sequence ATGAGGTGCTGGCAGAAATTATGGTCATCAGCAAGCCAATGTCTGAAAACAGACAGCAAAGGCCTTATTAAGAATATTACAGGAATCATTATTTTTGTAATTTTCTATATAGTCTTCATTCACACTGTGGGATACCCATCCATAAACCTGGATGAATCTCTGCCAGGAAAGCTCTACTGGACATTTCCCCACCCTGACAGCCTCAAGCAGGGAGATACTGTGGTATTCAGATTTAAAGGATCAAAGTACTTCCCCCATGGGGCCATTTTTATCAAAAAGGTTGCATGTATTCCCAAACAGAAACTTGTAGAAAAAAACAGGTGTTTTACCTGTAATGGTAAACCTATCGGCTGTGCAAAAGAAAGGGACAGGAAGGGAAATCCGGCACCACTCTTTAAGTGGAATGGTATTATACCACCGGGAAAGTATTTTGTTGTGGGTATAAGCAGGGATAGCTACGACTCAAAATACTGGGGATTTGTTGATAAAACCGCCATTATAGGAAAGGCTTATAGAATTTTTTAG